Proteins co-encoded in one Novosphingobium sp. PP1Y genomic window:
- a CDS encoding DUF2493 domain-containing protein: MTTTTRTIRDFAEIADLIAAETMVTTDSFSAAFEGAQETSRMGFGEEELTADMPDATEAQLATEMLVRTMFDVLRDTRLESVAARLAWGIVHSFHKVADQLDGEADRAAVKIKDLVHSADGSEVMMGELEEAQLLCQSLDEAREAVACMRDYAAATYLAETGRPWSSPKGSLVSSKRTASVIAAQDFLAARRMRKAEAHAPQGPVVVFSGGQVWEDHALLTETLDGVKARIPGMVLATTAQDKGCDAIAAAWAAKSGTMLIAFTLDRRLGKRAGFARNEQLLNLRPVEAIVCEGSGLQSHLAREVRAKRIPARFFALKDQRTAQAAA, from the coding sequence ATGACCACGACGACCCGCACGATCCGTGACTTCGCAGAAATCGCCGACCTCATCGCCGCCGAAACCATGGTGACGACCGACAGCTTCAGCGCAGCATTCGAAGGCGCGCAGGAGACGAGCCGCATGGGGTTCGGTGAGGAAGAACTGACCGCCGACATGCCGGACGCAACCGAAGCCCAGCTCGCTACCGAAATGCTGGTGCGCACGATGTTCGACGTGCTGCGCGATACCAGGCTGGAAAGTGTGGCGGCGCGGCTTGCCTGGGGGATCGTTCACAGCTTCCACAAGGTCGCCGACCAGCTCGATGGCGAGGCCGACCGGGCCGCAGTCAAGATCAAGGATCTGGTGCACAGCGCCGACGGCAGCGAGGTGATGATGGGGGAACTCGAGGAAGCCCAGCTCCTCTGCCAGTCCCTCGACGAGGCGCGCGAAGCGGTCGCCTGCATGCGCGATTATGCCGCAGCCACCTATCTCGCCGAGACCGGGCGGCCCTGGTCCAGCCCGAAGGGATCGCTGGTTTCCTCGAAGCGCACCGCCTCGGTCATCGCGGCGCAGGACTTCCTCGCCGCGCGCCGGATGAGGAAGGCGGAGGCGCATGCCCCGCAGGGCCCGGTGGTGGTCTTCTCAGGGGGGCAGGTCTGGGAGGATCACGCGCTGCTGACCGAAACGCTCGACGGTGTGAAGGCGCGCATTCCGGGGATGGTGCTGGCGACGACCGCGCAGGACAAGGGGTGCGACGCCATTGCCGCTGCCTGGGCGGCAAAGAGCGGGACCATGCTCATAGCCTTCACGCTCGACCGGCGTCTGGGGAAGCGCGCAGGGTTCGCCCGGAACGAACAGCTCCTGAACCTGCGTCCGGTCGAAGCGATCGTCTGCGAAGGGTCCGGGCTGCAGTCGCATCTGGCTCGGGAGGTGAGGGCGAAGCGCATCCCCGCGCGCTTCTTCGCCCTCAAGGACCAGCGGACAGCGCAGGCCGCGGCGTGA
- a CDS encoding CopG family transcriptional regulator, with translation MHRISVRVDDTLYLSLQRRAQGANLSLSDFVRSVLAQAADPRGRYIYSSQDELLGIVIQILTLVATSIGERSPQLLERGMQDAKAVLRERGLLDPEQDR, from the coding sequence ATGCACAGAATAAGTGTTCGGGTGGACGACACCCTTTATCTCAGTCTCCAGCGCCGCGCGCAGGGCGCCAATCTGTCCCTTTCCGATTTCGTTCGTTCGGTCCTGGCGCAGGCCGCCGACCCGCGCGGGCGCTACATCTATTCCTCGCAGGACGAACTGCTCGGGATCGTCATCCAGATCCTGACCCTGGTCGCGACCTCGATCGGCGAGCGCTCTCCGCAGCTGCTCGAGCGGGGAATGCAGGATGCCAAGGCGGTCCTGCGCGAACGGGGCCTGCTCGATCCGGAGCAGGACCGGTGA
- a CDS encoding type IV secretion system DNA-binding domain-containing protein, translated as MSIFRNDTLGSWTRGGQSIVHNVRMTTQVFFQTMTACLVLWVMGIVWYALEKSTPYERYVVTKLVEASFKADAAPGTNDPVLFKTPAGQQYWTSADWLLASGLAKKTLHAFELYLIHGAIISGLFALAALAIAWFSFTRTGRGLGSNEYIRGARFGSVREVRRLLWRQKKGSFAIGGVPVPDAYEPEHILLCGAPGTGKTNLIVKMLEGIRAKGKRAIIYDTAGTFVEKFYRPGKDIILNPLDMRTAKWSPWGDVPRDYHYDQIAESTIPEKHGDPFWAKASRGTLVAVLRKLAREGEMLVSVLLDRLLRSKLKDLAAFAAGTDAAAFISLEGERTSAGIQAELASVMRSFSYLDDTRKGLSIRDWVTNEEGDNWLFITVKADQLPSLRPLITVWLDIAISAIMSLTPDRKRRLYCVIDELPSLQKLPSLSDFLARARKYGGCGILGFQSYPQLEATYGIQDAAAITGYCSTWVALRANDTPTAKHVSENLGQVEQVEANEGMSYGVNDMRDGVNLSRMQVTRPLVMHTEVTNLPNLCGYLRFGRNLPVVRFEDRFNTVQTLAEGFIERDTPPLRDSEGQAIIAAIHSQAEPQPAPKAKTARPKRRQKPTGEPTMNPPQTDLFTPLPEGASEGDHKPVSGPETPPVTPPKTPTEPPKPVQDFTLAPRRGHQRIEIDVYDRENGPARKAKPA; from the coding sequence ATGAGCATATTCCGCAACGACACGCTGGGCAGCTGGACTCGCGGCGGTCAGTCGATCGTCCACAATGTCCGCATGACTACCCAGGTCTTCTTCCAGACCATGACCGCCTGCCTGGTGCTCTGGGTGATGGGGATCGTCTGGTATGCGCTGGAGAAATCGACGCCCTACGAGCGCTATGTCGTGACCAAACTGGTCGAGGCGAGCTTCAAGGCCGATGCCGCGCCCGGCACCAACGATCCGGTGCTGTTCAAGACCCCGGCGGGGCAGCAATACTGGACCTCGGCCGACTGGCTGCTTGCGTCCGGGCTCGCCAAGAAGACCCTTCACGCCTTTGAATTATACCTGATCCACGGCGCGATCATCTCCGGCCTGTTCGCTCTTGCCGCGCTCGCGATCGCCTGGTTCTCGTTCACCCGGACGGGGCGGGGCCTCGGTTCCAACGAATATATCCGCGGCGCGCGCTTCGGCAGCGTTCGCGAAGTGCGGCGGCTGCTCTGGCGGCAGAAGAAGGGGAGCTTCGCGATCGGCGGTGTCCCTGTCCCTGACGCCTACGAGCCCGAGCATATCCTCCTGTGCGGAGCACCCGGCACTGGCAAGACCAACCTCATCGTCAAGATGCTCGAAGGGATCCGTGCAAAGGGCAAGCGGGCGATCATATACGACACCGCCGGCACTTTCGTCGAGAAATTCTACCGGCCGGGCAAGGACATCATCCTCAATCCGCTCGACATGCGCACCGCCAAATGGTCGCCCTGGGGCGATGTGCCGCGCGACTATCATTACGACCAGATCGCGGAGTCGACGATCCCCGAAAAGCACGGCGATCCCTTCTGGGCCAAGGCCTCGCGCGGCACGCTGGTGGCAGTGCTGAGGAAGCTCGCCCGGGAAGGGGAGATGCTGGTCTCGGTCCTGCTCGACCGGCTGCTGCGATCCAAGCTTAAGGACCTTGCCGCCTTCGCCGCCGGCACCGATGCCGCGGCTTTCATCAGCCTCGAGGGGGAGCGGACCTCGGCCGGTATCCAGGCCGAGCTCGCCTCGGTGATGCGCAGCTTCTCCTACCTCGACGACACAAGGAAGGGCCTCTCGATCCGCGACTGGGTGACCAATGAGGAGGGCGACAACTGGCTGTTCATCACCGTAAAGGCCGACCAGCTTCCTTCGCTGCGACCCCTGATTACGGTCTGGCTCGACATCGCCATCTCGGCGATCATGAGCCTCACGCCCGACCGCAAGCGGCGGCTCTATTGCGTCATCGACGAACTGCCTTCTTTACAGAAACTACCCTCGCTTTCGGATTTCCTCGCGCGAGCCCGCAAATATGGCGGCTGCGGCATATTGGGGTTCCAGTCCTATCCGCAATTGGAAGCGACCTACGGGATTCAGGATGCCGCCGCGATCACCGGCTACTGCTCGACCTGGGTGGCGCTGAGGGCGAACGACACCCCAACCGCCAAACATGTTTCGGAAAATCTGGGGCAGGTCGAGCAGGTCGAGGCCAATGAGGGCATGTCCTACGGCGTCAACGACATGCGCGACGGTGTCAACCTCAGCCGCATGCAGGTGACCCGCCCGCTGGTGATGCACACCGAGGTCACAAACCTTCCCAACCTCTGCGGCTATCTCCGGTTCGGGCGCAACCTGCCGGTGGTCCGGTTCGAAGACCGGTTCAACACCGTGCAGACCTTGGCGGAAGGGTTTATCGAGCGCGATACGCCGCCGCTGCGTGACAGCGAAGGGCAGGCGATCATCGCTGCTATTCATAGCCAGGCGGAGCCGCAGCCGGCTCCGAAAGCCAAAACCGCGCGGCCCAAACGGAGGCAGAAACCGACCGGCGAACCAACCATGAACCCGCCCCAAACGGACTTGTTCACGCCGCTGCCAGAGGGCGCAAGCGAGGGCGATCACAAGCCTGTCAGTGGACCGGAAACCCCGCCGGTCACGCCGCCCAAAACACCCACCGAGCCGCCGAAACCTGTTCAGGACTTCACGCTGGCGCCGCGGCGCGGGCACCAGCGCATCGAGATCGACGTCTATGACCGCGAGAACGGACCTGCCCGCAAGGCGAAGCCGGCATGA
- the mobF gene encoding MobF family relaxase: MIHPRRLKGTSGNIARYYTVGDYYTKGGEEPSEWGGRLAPELGLSGKVDPHMFEELLAGRVAGQQLGRHRMGGEIQHHPGWDFAVNAPKSVSIMALVAGDDRIIAAHERAVTTALAYLEEHAALRRREAGEIVHETTGRLLFARFTEHASRELDPHLHTHVVVLNMTNGGEGAPMASLETRAMFAEQMVAGQIYRNELAHTLREQGFGIDFDPRRGLFEITGVPKDFIRETSQRAEQIDAHAKEHGLTGQAARRASFYQTRGAKAKVGLEELRGQWTERARPYAEDLVRVQAKATERSREGTGEQIEPDPFTASRAALFGIRQTETREAVSNLGTLYRHALASHVGEVRFSDIRPLIAGHEERRKLLAARAQTGDQVLARGRTTRRSARLEQSLVRELALALDDARPIASSDRLLGVLERAGLTSAQDRALVTLGLSRDRVTGLHGVAGAGKSMLVQVLKESAEPGTQFVALAPTSSAAANLGKSAGVESRTVASLLASGGHGLTEAHVLVLDEAGQLGNRQARRVLEISRVTGARLILLGDNKQTGAIEQGKPFWLLQRLGLPTAELTESMRQETRAMKAAVTAARSGDYAASLEKLDKVVSGTDAESLARGLVGEWTRLKPETRATTNILVLENATRLIVNTKIRETLKSESAIAAEDTRLAILTPAGLSDQEKHFARFYSGGQVVTFARDLAVAGIARDTEYRVIGIGRDAGGRQVVRLADENGRMVRWDPRLGQARQINVFNREERDLAAGDRIQWRLVNKDLGLKNAERGTVEKLEGTQATIRWDRNDRVQTIDLGEHKTWDHGYAETVYSAQSKTYARVYVLAPVNSSLVNGQNYYTAITRARLGVKLWTEDEKRLVEKLEQRSGEKNSALEGLGRLHKDSMRAYADRHADRLALARDEQLRNRQERRNRALERQLDRNRSPEGLGERIAEGARGIGEILDRVLQSVIDRRTGPDLEDGRTSRVNTRTEPAHGQPDHQPQPEFQPQPQSQPDHGFDR, from the coding sequence ATGATCCATCCGCGCCGCCTCAAGGGTACGTCCGGCAATATCGCCCGCTACTATACGGTGGGCGACTATTATACCAAGGGCGGAGAGGAACCCAGCGAATGGGGCGGCAGGCTCGCACCTGAACTTGGGCTCTCGGGCAAGGTAGACCCGCACATGTTCGAAGAACTGCTGGCCGGCCGGGTCGCGGGCCAGCAGCTCGGCCGTCACCGCATGGGCGGCGAAATCCAGCATCACCCCGGATGGGATTTTGCCGTCAATGCCCCCAAGTCGGTCTCGATCATGGCGCTGGTCGCGGGCGACGATCGGATCATCGCCGCGCATGAACGGGCCGTCACCACGGCGCTCGCCTACCTCGAAGAACATGCCGCGCTCCGCCGCCGGGAAGCGGGCGAGATAGTCCACGAGACGACCGGGCGGTTGCTGTTCGCGCGGTTCACCGAGCATGCCAGCCGTGAGCTCGACCCGCATCTTCATACCCATGTTGTTGTGCTCAATATGACCAACGGCGGGGAGGGCGCGCCGATGGCGAGCCTCGAGACCCGGGCGATGTTCGCCGAGCAGATGGTCGCTGGCCAGATCTACCGCAACGAGCTCGCCCACACCTTGCGCGAACAGGGCTTCGGGATCGATTTCGATCCGAGAAGGGGGCTGTTCGAGATCACCGGCGTGCCCAAGGATTTTATTCGCGAGACCTCGCAGCGCGCCGAGCAGATCGATGCCCATGCAAAAGAACATGGCCTGACCGGGCAGGCGGCCCGGCGCGCCTCCTTCTATCAGACGCGGGGAGCCAAAGCGAAGGTCGGCCTCGAGGAGCTGCGCGGGCAATGGACCGAGCGCGCGAGGCCCTATGCCGAGGATCTGGTCAGAGTGCAGGCGAAGGCTACGGAAAGAAGCCGGGAAGGGACCGGCGAGCAAATAGAACCCGATCCCTTCACTGCCAGCCGCGCCGCGCTGTTCGGCATCCGCCAGACCGAGACCCGCGAAGCGGTGTCGAACCTCGGGACGCTCTATCGCCATGCCTTGGCGAGCCACGTGGGCGAGGTGCGTTTCTCCGATATCCGTCCGTTGATTGCGGGGCACGAGGAACGCCGCAAGCTCCTTGCGGCCCGCGCCCAGACCGGCGATCAGGTTCTGGCGCGGGGACGAACCACGCGGCGCAGCGCCCGGCTCGAGCAGTCGCTGGTCCGCGAGCTCGCGCTGGCGCTGGACGACGCCCGGCCGATCGCCTCCTCCGACCGGCTGCTTGGTGTGCTCGAACGTGCCGGGCTTACCTCGGCACAGGATCGTGCGCTGGTAACGCTTGGCCTGTCGCGCGACCGGGTGACGGGGCTGCACGGGGTGGCGGGTGCCGGCAAGTCGATGCTGGTACAGGTACTCAAGGAATCTGCCGAGCCGGGCACCCAGTTCGTCGCGCTTGCCCCCACATCGTCGGCTGCCGCCAATCTCGGGAAGAGCGCCGGCGTCGAATCCCGCACGGTCGCGAGCCTGCTCGCGAGCGGCGGTCATGGGCTCACCGAGGCCCATGTGCTGGTGCTCGACGAGGCCGGTCAATTGGGGAACCGGCAGGCACGGCGCGTGCTCGAAATCAGCCGGGTGACGGGCGCGCGGCTGATCTTGCTCGGCGACAACAAGCAGACCGGTGCGATCGAGCAGGGCAAGCCCTTCTGGCTGCTCCAGCGGCTTGGGCTGCCCACCGCCGAGCTCACCGAATCGATGCGCCAGGAGACCCGTGCGATGAAGGCGGCGGTAACTGCCGCGCGCTCCGGTGACTACGCAGCCTCGCTCGAGAAACTCGACAAGGTGGTGAGCGGCACCGACGCGGAAAGCCTGGCCAGGGGCCTGGTTGGCGAATGGACCCGGCTGAAGCCCGAAACCCGTGCCACCACCAATATTCTCGTTCTGGAAAACGCCACGCGGCTGATCGTCAATACGAAGATCCGTGAGACGCTCAAATCCGAAAGCGCGATCGCGGCCGAGGATACCCGGCTTGCGATCCTGACGCCGGCAGGGCTTTCCGATCAGGAGAAGCATTTCGCGCGCTTCTATTCGGGCGGCCAAGTGGTGACATTCGCGCGCGATCTCGCCGTCGCCGGGATCGCCCGCGACACCGAATATCGCGTAATCGGGATCGGGCGCGATGCCGGTGGCCGTCAGGTGGTTCGTCTCGCCGACGAGAACGGCCGGATGGTTCGTTGGGATCCCCGGTTGGGGCAGGCGCGTCAGATTAATGTGTTCAACCGTGAGGAGCGGGACCTAGCGGCGGGTGACCGTATCCAGTGGCGTCTGGTAAACAAGGATCTCGGTCTCAAGAATGCCGAGCGCGGGACCGTGGAGAAGCTGGAGGGTACGCAGGCGACCATCCGCTGGGATCGGAACGACCGCGTCCAGACCATTGATCTTGGCGAGCACAAGACCTGGGATCATGGCTATGCCGAGACGGTCTATTCGGCGCAGTCGAAAACCTATGCGCGCGTTTATGTGCTGGCGCCGGTCAATTCGTCGCTGGTCAACGGGCAGAACTATTACACCGCGATCACCCGCGCACGGTTGGGCGTGAAGCTCTGGACCGAGGATGAAAAACGCCTCGTCGAAAAGCTGGAGCAGCGATCGGGCGAGAAGAACTCGGCGCTTGAGGGGCTGGGCCGCCTCCACAAGGATAGCATGCGGGCCTATGCCGATCGTCATGCGGATCGTCTGGCCCTCGCCCGCGACGAGCAGCTGCGCAACCGGCAGGAACGGCGCAACCGTGCGCTTGAACGGCAGCTTGACCGCAATCGATCCCCCGAAGGTCTGGGCGAACGGATCGCCGAGGGTGCGCGCGGGATCGGCGAGATTCTGGATCGTGTTCTGCAATCCGTGATTGATCGCAGGACAGGCCCTGACCTCGAAGATGGCCGCACATCCCGGGTGAACACGCGGACCGAACCCGCCCACGGTCAGCCGGATCATCAGCCCCAGCCTGAATTTCAACCTCAGCCTCAATCCCAGCCCGATCACGGCTTCGATCGATAG
- a CDS encoding lytic transglycosylase domain-containing protein, whose amino-acid sequence MPLCASVVLSVAIPAQARGTANGEARIAECIRQAAGGKAWLEKTLWGLRDQEGGWIGAEVRNTNGSHDLGPLQINSWWVPKIAALVGRSQTEVRAWLMHDACFNAGAARWIFLSALRTTGDFWKAVGVYHSPTAWRQRRYAQSVSRHMQRRFGRNIFGAAIVASSRPTGSGRPLGAEAGSSATRVLGFGLVRTPSN is encoded by the coding sequence TTGCCCCTTTGCGCGAGTGTCGTCCTGTCCGTTGCAATACCGGCCCAGGCGCGCGGCACGGCCAACGGGGAAGCACGGATCGCCGAATGCATCCGGCAAGCCGCAGGCGGAAAAGCGTGGCTCGAAAAGACGCTTTGGGGCCTGCGCGATCAGGAAGGCGGGTGGATCGGCGCCGAGGTTCGCAACACCAACGGCTCGCACGATCTTGGCCCCCTGCAGATCAACAGTTGGTGGGTGCCGAAGATCGCCGCACTTGTCGGGCGTTCGCAGACCGAGGTTCGCGCCTGGCTGATGCACGATGCCTGCTTCAATGCCGGGGCAGCGCGGTGGATATTCCTGTCGGCATTGAGGACGACGGGCGACTTCTGGAAAGCGGTCGGTGTTTATCATAGTCCGACTGCTTGGCGGCAGCGACGCTATGCGCAAAGCGTGTCGCGTCACATGCAGCGCCGATTTGGTCGAAACATCTTCGGCGCCGCCATCGTAGCTTCGTCCCGGCCAACGGGGTCTGGAAGGCCCCTTGGTGCGGAAGCTGGAAGCTCTGCAACGAGGGTGCTGGGATTTGGGCTGGTGCGAACCCCATCGAACTGA
- a CDS encoding bifunctional diguanylate cyclase/phosphodiesterase, whose product MIAKGADLTATMDRLCLEIEALAPEVTCSVLSVDRDGFLHPLSAPGLPEEFSAALDGLMIGPDVGSCGSAPYLRKPVVVTDIGCDPRWTDFREAALLLGFRACWSTPIYGELDRVIGTFALYCRQPRAPSEEEKAIVEASTHLCSIALERHERVVERERRASFDLLTGLGNRSAFGTALSLLPCDKPGTWALLILDLDNLKVVNDGFGHHAGDLLIQAAARRTEECAAPNRVFRIGGDEIAIILRTPEALHDLDGFAARLLACLTQPLDCNGHSVVPKATIGGAVFGPGDRGPETVRQNADFALYHAKETGRGGFVRYWPGIDTRIIHRIAAIRDVDAALRESRVEAHYQPIVRLDTREIVAMEALCRLRMANGGLLAAAAFREATADIHVASELTQRMLEIVASDMRHWRDRSIPLEHIGINVSLADFHGGQLDKQIASALADHDLPLGHLVIEVTESAYPALRDKALLEAIDTLRQKGLRVALDDFGTGGGLLMPLLTMPVDMIKIDQVLVDRLAPDGAGAAVIGGLLHTARELDIPVVAEGVESEAQAAHLAQLGCRLGQGYFYSRPLDCEAATSLLLSARSATVPMRVGRPGL is encoded by the coding sequence ATGATCGCAAAGGGGGCCGACCTCACGGCGACCATGGACCGCTTATGCCTTGAAATCGAGGCACTTGCGCCAGAGGTGACCTGCTCGGTCCTGTCAGTCGATCGCGATGGTTTCCTTCATCCCCTGTCCGCACCCGGCTTGCCCGAGGAATTCTCCGCTGCACTTGACGGACTGATGATCGGCCCCGATGTCGGATCCTGCGGCAGCGCCCCCTATCTTCGCAAGCCAGTCGTCGTCACCGACATTGGCTGTGATCCGCGCTGGACCGATTTTCGGGAGGCGGCACTGCTGCTCGGCTTTCGAGCCTGCTGGTCCACACCGATATACGGTGAATTGGACCGGGTAATCGGCACGTTCGCCCTCTATTGCCGCCAACCACGCGCGCCGAGTGAGGAAGAGAAAGCCATAGTCGAGGCATCGACGCACCTCTGCTCCATAGCGCTCGAACGTCATGAGCGCGTGGTGGAACGCGAACGAAGGGCGAGCTTCGACCTGTTGACAGGACTTGGCAATCGATCCGCATTCGGGACGGCGCTCTCACTATTGCCTTGCGACAAGCCTGGAACATGGGCCTTGCTGATCCTCGACCTCGACAACCTCAAGGTCGTCAACGACGGTTTCGGGCACCATGCCGGCGATCTCCTGATCCAGGCAGCGGCGCGGCGAACCGAAGAGTGCGCCGCCCCGAACCGCGTCTTCAGGATCGGCGGCGATGAAATCGCCATCATCTTGCGAACCCCGGAGGCGCTGCATGATCTCGACGGCTTTGCTGCGCGCCTTCTTGCATGCCTGACGCAGCCGCTCGATTGCAACGGGCACTCTGTCGTGCCCAAGGCCACCATCGGGGGAGCCGTCTTCGGCCCCGGCGACCGGGGTCCCGAGACAGTACGGCAGAATGCGGACTTCGCGCTCTATCATGCGAAGGAAACCGGCCGGGGCGGCTTCGTGCGATATTGGCCAGGCATCGACACGCGCATCATCCACCGCATCGCCGCCATCCGGGACGTCGATGCCGCATTACGCGAGAGCAGGGTCGAGGCGCATTACCAACCTATAGTCCGGCTCGACACGCGAGAAATCGTCGCGATGGAGGCGCTGTGCCGGTTGAGAATGGCCAACGGCGGTCTCCTCGCCGCCGCGGCATTTCGCGAAGCCACTGCCGACATCCATGTCGCCTCGGAACTGACGCAACGGATGCTCGAAATCGTGGCAAGCGACATGCGGCACTGGCGGGATCGCTCCATCCCGCTTGAACATATCGGAATCAATGTGTCTCTGGCCGATTTTCATGGCGGGCAACTCGACAAGCAGATCGCATCGGCGCTCGCCGACCATGACCTCCCCCTCGGGCACCTGGTGATAGAAGTCACTGAAAGTGCCTATCCGGCTTTGCGGGACAAGGCGCTTCTCGAAGCTATCGACACGCTCCGCCAGAAGGGATTGAGAGTGGCGCTCGACGATTTCGGAACGGGCGGCGGGCTTCTGATGCCATTGCTTACGATGCCCGTCGACATGATCAAGATCGATCAAGTGCTGGTCGACCGTCTTGCGCCCGACGGCGCGGGCGCGGCGGTGATCGGCGGTCTGCTCCACACCGCGCGCGAGCTCGACATTCCGGTCGTTGCCGAAGGAGTCGAGAGTGAGGCGCAGGCGGCCCATCTGGCGCAACTGGGATGCCGGCTCGGCCAGGGTTATTTCTATTCGCGGCCGCTTGACTGCGAGGCTGCAACCAGCCTGTTGCTGTCTGCCAGGAGCGCAACCGTGCCTATGCGCGTGGGAAGGCCCGGACTGTAA
- a CDS encoding helix-turn-helix transcriptional regulator, producing the protein MSQQDFALEIEMDRTYFGGVERGERNVSIDNIERIAKGLEISPYLLLMAPD; encoded by the coding sequence ATGAGCCAGCAGGATTTTGCTCTCGAGATCGAAATGGATCGAACCTATTTTGGTGGCGTCGAACGCGGCGAGCGCAATGTGTCGATCGACAATATCGAGAGGATCGCGAAAGGGCTTGAAATCAGTCCATATCTGTTACTGATGGCGCCGGACTGA
- a CDS encoding undecaprenyl-diphosphate phosphatase has translation MTLGYAKVAFLGVVQGITELLPISSTAHMRVVPALLGWRDPGSAFSAAMQLAALAAVVSYFWQDVRRLAVGSVSAIGRRQFADPDLRLAIWIALATVPIVLAGALLSNSLNTCNSPFRALPVIGWACIAMAVLMALSEILARHSRSVEKASLVDALVVGLAQVGALIPGVSRSGSTLTAALALGFKREEAARFSFLLGIPAIALAGSKELWELHKAHLDMHGWSVLALGLLVASVSAFAAIWALMRVLERFSAWPFVIYRGMLGVLLLVATANARLV, from the coding sequence GTGACACTGGGCTATGCCAAGGTCGCATTCTTGGGCGTGGTGCAAGGTATCACCGAACTCCTGCCGATTTCATCGACCGCCCATATGCGCGTCGTGCCGGCCCTCTTGGGCTGGCGAGATCCCGGCTCGGCTTTTTCGGCCGCGATGCAACTCGCCGCGCTCGCCGCCGTGGTCAGTTATTTCTGGCAGGATGTCCGCCGCTTGGCGGTCGGTTCCGTGTCGGCGATCGGCCGTCGGCAGTTCGCCGATCCCGATCTCCGTCTGGCGATCTGGATCGCGCTCGCCACGGTTCCGATCGTGCTGGCGGGTGCTCTGCTGTCCAACAGCCTCAACACATGTAACTCGCCCTTTCGCGCCCTGCCCGTGATTGGCTGGGCTTGCATCGCGATGGCGGTGCTGATGGCTCTGAGCGAGATTCTGGCGCGCCACAGCCGCAGCGTTGAGAAGGCATCGCTGGTTGACGCGCTGGTCGTCGGGCTCGCGCAGGTCGGTGCCCTTATTCCAGGCGTATCGCGCTCAGGATCAACGCTCACCGCCGCGCTCGCGCTCGGATTTAAGCGCGAGGAAGCGGCCCGCTTCTCGTTTCTGCTGGGCATTCCGGCTATCGCTCTCGCCGGATCGAAGGAACTATGGGAGCTGCACAAAGCCCATCTCGACATGCATGGCTGGTCCGTTCTCGCGCTCGGCCTGCTTGTCGCGTCCGTTTCGGCATTCGCCGCGATCTGGGCGCTGATGCGTGTCCTTGAGCGGTTCTCCGCCTGGCCGTTCGTCATCTATCGGGGTATGCTGGGCGTTCTTCTGCTCGTTGCGACCGCCAACGCCAGGCTCGTTTAA